The Danaus plexippus chromosome 20, MEX_DaPlex, whole genome shotgun sequence sequence aaacaaatatcCTTTGACAGCAGACAACAGCACCCTAGTCTTAATACCTACCTCGATAGGTAAACACTTAGTTttggattacatatataatactgatataaagaattacttccatcttcaattttattttaatttttgtcagttattttttatattatttattcaagtaACTTCTGTGTTCTTAGTGTAAGTTTTCATTGTCACACTACATCCGACGCGACTTCTGTTCTCATtaaataacctacgttaatattaaaaaatgcgaatatttatcaatgaaaATCTGATAACTTGAACAGACCATATCGTTTTCAACTTGTACAAggctaataaataataaaccaaGATAAGTTAAATGCATACATTTCTTTCAAACTGCTAACCATCTTATAAattcaacttttattttccTACATTCATTCCTCAGTATTATTTCCTTCAATTCGTTAATCGTGACTAATAGAATCTAATCTTTAAAAATCCCTTCTCTTTTCCTAAACACTCCATAGTGTCGTGACTTACTgattaaacatttcatataataaattgttattatatcaaCAGATAGCTCTTAATCTCTGAGTAAATTTCATTACTTCATAATGGTTCCATATCGcggttttaatttcttttgattCGCTTCATTACAAGCTAATACTTTTTTCGATACACCATATCATATTCAATAGAtagtaaagtaataaaaagcacaatgttttattatcgGGCGATTATAGCATcaatcaaatacaaatatcaaattaataattgggACGGGCTATGACTGTCATTTCGATAATAACGTGTTAAAAATATCGATAACATATAGATATACATGAATATCGTGACGGAATCTTCAAATCCTAATctgtacttaaaaaatatgtttttaaaacgttaataGATATATCCTGTTATAAAGATACCCactatataagtatataatattatatcaacacACCCAGTTCCACCATCTTGCTGTAGTTCCTGGCTGGGTGTGGGGACGAGACGGAAGGGCGGACAGGTTCGCTTCAGTGCTGTTCAAACTGGAGCCTTAGAGAGACGTTTCAGTGCCAGCAAATACCTTAGTCCTGATGAACGGAGAGCTCTAGCGGCCTCTTTACGACTCAGTGACCGTCAGGTAAAGGAAAAtactaaagaattttttagtGATATACCCACATTAACTCAATTGCGTCCTTGTAACTTAACAGTCCATTATCATCAGGTAAAGACGTGGTTTCAAAATCGTCGTGCCAAGTGGAGGAGGATGACTCCGGAGTCAGCGGACCCCGCCAGCCCGCTTGGAGTTGACTCTGATGATGACGTACACATAGCTGATGAAGACTgaccatatttaattttaatgtacatacGTATGACTAGCATGAATGACTGAATTCGttaagaaaatacataaacCTATTTAGCTAACtttgttttagaattttagacaaatgtgaaatattaataggTTAACATTAATAGGACGAAATGTCCTTGTTTTAGATATCGTTAAagattattcattattttatcattttcaacAAGGTCTCCATAACTTATTTATGTTGGAATcttctgtatataaatattaaaaataattcaatacgGTGTGCCTACAGGCTATAGCACTCATTATtagtagtatttattattttgatcacACCATGAATATAATAGCTACATTATTATcgcgatatatatattttatcatgtcACAGATTCGTATTGAACATTtacaagtttattatttatttatctgtgtAATTATGATCGACAATCTGACAATTATTGCGAGCCTTACAGTTTACCTACATTAAATTCAATGTTGGATATGTTCAgtgatataaagatatattgttAGCTTTTACTTCAAcaattgaaatgtatatatgagACAGATCATTAGTTTAAAGCCAAGTGTTTGATGTTCCGATTTCTATTGAACGAAATGCTTTTTGCCGCTCAAAGTTTCTATAGCTAAACGACACGTCCCCAGGCGACATTCatctatttcatttatttcggGGTCCAAATTCtttacaaagtaatttaaaaatagtcatATATTAATCTCGAGGCCTTACTTCTagtgtttgtaaatatttcgtaAGTTCAACAGTGTAAgttcctttaaataaatttacttttaccttgtgaaattaaatttaaaatgttcaacaATCCATTATTAAtagactattaatattaaaagtttatcaaagaaaaaattaagtagaattgtaaaattttacaaatgaaagacaataaatatatttttcatataatttattacacacCGAGAGCATaccttcattataaatatttgtctagATTAGACCGAgttacaaataacattaaagtattactatatttacaaacaaaaacatgtCTTttcaatttagaaaaatattttgcatatgACTTCTTCAAGGTAAGATTTTTCAtgacaaattaaaatgaaatatcttgtactatattagaattatagtaatattaagtCACGGATTTGTAACaatgagaaatataattaaccatACAAACAACGGCATCAATAAGTATGGCAGTGAAAAATAATACTGCCTTAGACAgatgtttatacattttttaaatcaaaataaaactcaacaaacatatatattttttaatctacacTAAGaatttcttcaataaaataaaaggtataaaattaaatatatttaataacagtataaaaacattaaataaaaaggaacaAAGAGGACTTAATATTTGTTGGTCGAACGAGAGGTGAGAGGTTGCTTTGactattaaactatatttatgtacTGTGTAAAggataaatacttatataaagttacataTCAGGATTGTATATCTGAGGCCGTCATAGTGATGTTCACTTAAGAGAATCGTCTCCAAATaccttacatatatattcctttttataatttcataaaatgtgcAGTGAAAGTAACAAGTATGTATCTTCATTGTGAAAGTAAAGTATTGCAGTGGATGGACGGAAGATTGGATGAAGCCGGATGGATGAATTACATGTAGAttgatttatgtatataaattataataataacaatacaaaaaacgATTATTATACATGGCTATATGTATAGCACGTTATACGTGGAGATGATGAAGTACaaatcaaatagtttttattacaatatataacttaGTGATTTTCATCCAaccaacaatattaatttcccTATGTAGTGTAGTTCATTCATGTTTCCTTGTACGTGAACGCCAGGCCCTCAGCAGTATCATGCTGAAGTACAACTGGAACATGTGGACCTGACACGACAGGAACACAAACACATACcacaggagaccgtacgggtAGCCCTGAGGACAGACGACACAAAACATAAGACaagtaatgaatatatatataaatgaaatcacaaaatgtcaacaaaataaatttaaatgtgaattAAGTATAGTAAGTTTAAGTGCATCAAATGtgggaaaaatataattgtatgttgTTTAATATTGTGGTGCAAAGAAAATGTTATGATGCCCCTATAACACACCCTACTCTGTTTGATATTAATGATAcctaagtttttcggataactacgcgtttttttattgttttcttacTGCATGAAAGAGATGACATTCAAATTTCATCATGTCACCCTTGATCACGGTCGCCAAAAAGTAATAGGAACGTCGGCGAAATGCAGAAATAGAACAATCAAAACGCGTAGTAACCGAGGACCTTGGTTACAtctaaattgatattaattatcaaagatGTAGAGTCGTTCAGTACTCTGAAGATCAGGGAGGTATAAAACTGGGATAGAAGGATGGAAGACTACCTACAGTTGAAGTGGAATGTATTAGAACTAACCTTCACTGCCACTAtgttctgtttaaaaaaaaataacatcaggTTCGTGAAAGGAATTTGACCCAAAAAAAAGTCCTTTCGTAAACAAGacagacaatattttaattgtaaaaatatatttctaacttTTTATTACGATCAGCAATATGCCAGGAATGTTTATTgctatttaatactataaggCACTGGAACATGAAAGCTCTGTACTGCcacctttaaattaaattttccacTAATTTCATGTTCATAGTTGTCTATTTTACCTCGtggttaataattttagtctatgaatgaaacattaaacattataaatatttatatcaagcaAAGCTATTGAGAAGGGAATTTGTTGTATGAGTTTAGAATTCTAATAACAATGACAATTTCAATACTCAGAATTGTTTATGATTTTCCTACCTCCATTCTCATATggaaacatttgaaataacatttcttattattattatttttttatctgccATCAGCTTTTCAGCCATAATCAGATGTTTTGTCTTGCTTTAGTGCTTCAGGAGTTATTCCATTTAATACTCTCCTACCATCGTCAGATTTGTCCAcccttatttcttattttaattataataatattgtatacacCACGAACCTGCCACAGCTGTATATCCATGTCTTCAACATCATCCTCGTCAACTGTCAAATATTCATAGACATCCCCACAGTAATACACTACACAGTACAGCAACGGACCAAGTCCCAGGGCCGTGATCCCATACATGTAGCGGCGAAGTTGTTTCACATTGTTACGTTTGATAGCCGACAAACCAACAAATGACAGCAAAAGGGATAAACACCAAATGTACTCCCACCAGAGGGGCtgaaagttaaacatttaaattaataatatatcaaacaaaaggATAATTACCCGCCTTAATGTGGTgctcaaaatgtttttaaaaagtgacTCCACACACTACTGGTCAATTCCTATTAATGATATGTAATTTGTGATACAAAACTTATATGACAATTTGATGTACCAACAAACAAACGCTAACCATTATCAGCAAATAGAacagtataattaaaataatttttctgttattattataataatgtgctCTGTAACAGATAGATCAGGGAGAGTTAAAGATATGTGGTAAATATTGTTCATGTTATTttactgtaattattttcaatacatatgTGTGTTTATATTAAGACTATTGCTttagtttttcaataattttatgtttttggtGTAGTTATAACCTGTGGTATTTGAAGCTCCTCTATCTCCAGTATAAAGATGTCCAGCTTGTCCAGGATATCTGCTGAGAGTTTTGCAAGCATCGCCAGGAATAGTATGTGATGGAAGAAGATGCAATATTTAAGACGGGATTTGTTTAATGCACtggaattattaatacaacagGAATAAGTGTTACTATACACAGTATagactataataaaatgaataaactttaaatatactgAACATAACAATTCTTTGCTTTTTTTGTCTTACCTCATTTTTATACTGAGCTAGGCTCAAGAATGTAACAATTAGTAACAAAACGACCACACTAGTCGCTATAATAagaacattgtttttattttattagaccTACACGTTAGACAGACAATGTGATAAGAATGCGACGGATCCAAACAGACAATCGTTTCAACGATTGGCGCCAAACAGTTCACTATCAAGCTTTCggctaaaaataatttgacggAACTTGATGAAATGTCGTGTGTCACATCCTCGCCTCTCTGGGATCACTGTCAACGGCGGAGCAGCCGAACAcacgtaaaaaataattccaaaaCTCACCTTATTTGATACTGAGCCGCTATTTTTTCTCTGTGTTCATAGTCAGCTCCATTCGTCCCAGTCACCATAACACCGCCTCTTGAagccattttttaaataaactccaACTATTTTACGAGTTGTCAAGTGTCTCTAGCAGCTGGTTATCACAACTTAgctcataaatttaatatctctgtttataattcaatattattattcaatccATCACAATTTCACATCTGCCATACGAATTTTAGCTGGGTATCTGACACTATGACATGTCACCTGCCAACTTTTCAAGGTTGGCAAATTGACGTCCAGAAAGTTTAAAAGTATTACCCCATTTACAAcctaaattttgtttacaaatatttaaccaATGTATTTTCTCTGCCGGCAAAATTTGTACTCgtcattgttataatatattcatttagtgATGATGATGTCATTCACACTGATCTCTATTTTCACTTCCAATTAGGAAACCTAAATAGTTTtacaaattgtattaaaaatataaaaagaggtATTTGCTTAAGTaccaaatttttgttttacaatattgCAGTTTATTCTTACAAGGTTTAAATATACGAGTATTTGATAGTTACTATCATCATTcgtaaaaatagaaattattattgtagaaATTGGTAGGTGTTCAATGAAAAGACTTTCTTTTTGGATTCCATATaaggtttttattacaattattttattaacttcattACAAACAGGTCTAGCCAAGGGCTAGAAAGGCATTTTTTTTAGAACACTGTTTCGGTTGCTTTaatccaataataataataatccaattcttaaataatatttgtatacagagaacttctattattttttatttttttttgatcttGAATTGAGACATGTTCGGCCTTATATTTTAAGCTAATAGATGAaacaaataagatataaaaaaattgtagttaTATTCTCTCTAAATGCTTAGGATTGCGGATTTCAAGCAATATccgctattattatttatttcttatgtcAAGCTTCAAGACATGGCACAGGGGAATAAGCCACGTTTTATCTTCaatatccatatatatttatccacTCTTACATAATCATATGAAACAGAAATTATCGGTTTCTtcctttctttaatatatatgaaaagctGTTTGAATTACATGTTAAATTTAGGTTATTGAAAACTCCgtgttcaatataaaacaattttcaatacagaaaatttactgttatatatcaaaacactacaataatttattctggttcatcaattttaatcaaatgaattattaaacagaaattttcctaatacttttttttaaatatttattgctattttttattcctgCTATTTTGTAGTAGCAAAATCTCCGTGACTTGTTTTGCCATCCTGTAAATGAAACAGCTATAACCAGTTAACTGGTAATTTaacgaaaattattagaattttataagtttttacttttatactaTGAAAAGAgagttatataaacatatcctTCAACATCTCCTCAGGTAGAGCCAATCAAGACTCGTGATGTTGGGAAAAgttgataatgtttttattaatttctcctttttgattaaatgatatttttgttattaatattactgtttTATTCTTTAGATGCCTGTTATGTAATTGAAGTGAGGTTTTTGTCCCATAGAACTCTATATCAGTCTGCTTCATATCACGTGCTTgaactgaaattttattttgattgaagTCCTTTTATGGATTCATGTTTCTTGGAATAATCCAACAATTTTACTGAGTTTTTAAGTATGTTAGATATGTAAGGTATAAAATTCAGCTTATGGTCCCAAATAATTCAGCAATACAATATTTGCTATATTTCTCTAGGACAAGTTTCCTCTAACTACTTTAACTCTTATATTAAGTTACAGCCATGACACGGTCTTGGACGCTTATCTTGATTCGTTTTTATCTTTATGATATCGGTTAATTTTCTTGAAACTTGATGTTTAAGCATTGGTACACATCGCTACGAAAACTTCGAAAGTAGTCcggaatattattattatttaggtgTATTTGATTGGAATTAtggatgattttaatatacagtACAAACTAAAATCAACATAACTCTAAAATACtctaataattctaaaatttgtCAAATCGCTTCAACTCTTTCAATTTGctattgttatgtttaaatgatCAAACAAGTACACCATTAATCTGATGATTATACTCAACGTGTGCGAGTTTGACCAATAACGACGCCTCTGCACTCAATGCTTAAAAGCCTTCATTCTGTGGTTTTCTGGAAACCCTCAGAAGGAAGAATTTTTTGCACAGTTCATGGGTTCGCAAAGAAAACTTTCTATTCATATATTCAATGATAGACTTAAGAGTAAAATCGAATCGGCTACGGGGTACCATAAACAACAGATCCAAACCTTCTCACTATATAAATTTGCAAACAATTATGGAAGGCTTCCCATTGAAAGCTTTATGGTCTTTAAGCTgaagtcaaataaaaattgtggAACTAGAACTGAGAACAAACACTCCAGGTGAACTGGCCCTTTGTATAGTTAAACAAAACACGAAATGTTCTACACCGCCTTAGTCTACttagtttctttaaatttttgagcgtaatctaatattttctacTAAAAGATCCCTAAGGACCACTTGTTTCATTATGATCTATGTAGACCCGGAAGATCCCAACAAGacagtattattaaaactgttaaattttacagGACTTTACGTTTAAAAGACGTTACATCCAAAGAACTCACGAATGAAGTTAAGTAAAACATcggaaaatatgaatttaaaaattacagagCTCTGACGTATGAAAAGACGTTAaaatttaggaaaaaaataaaacatttttcaactTTCTAACTGTTATATAAGATCAGTGAAGTgggtgaaaaaaatattgagtacAATTCCGATGGAAGTGTTCGAAATAACTTATATGTTTACCATCTCTAGCTGGTGTGCGACATCCACGACTGAAGAACCTGTGTCTTCTAAAAGTTACTATTGACATGGAAAGTCGATTATAAATTCACGTGCAATAAAATTCACCATAGCTGAAGGTAATTTGCCACTCATTGGCAGATTCGAAATTGAAAACAAGCGTATATAACGATAACGATTTTAATTGTTCCGccgtattgttttataaacagacGGATTGTAAATCagtgtttattttgattcGAGCTCAGTTTTTTCCGTCGTTCGCTTATATATTCACTTAGTTCCAGTTGCTCTTTTCATTAGCGTTTTGTCTTTGAATCAAAATGAAGTTTCTAGCTGTCGTCTTTATGTTCGCGTTTGTGGCTGTACAggtaattcatttataaaaattttgatagaaTCGacgtttgaaaaaaaaattataaaatattatcttataaatgcAGTTCAGCCGCTCTGCTCCAGCTCCTGATGAAGAAAAAAAGGAAGAAGTGGTCGCCGCCCCCGCCCAGGCACCAGCTGAGCCCGCACAACCAGCTGCAGAGGTAATTCCTGATTTTGATTAAAagccaaatatatatatatatatacatatatgtatttatattttagttgtgATCCAATCGTATAGAAAATACTATGAACCCTAATTTAATGCTATTACAAAGGTTTATTTCACTTGtgatgaaagtattttttttaattatgacgaAACGTGTTCAAATTcttaactaatattaatataaggaattattttttaaactactagCTATTTAGTGTTTAGCAACTCAAACCCATATACTAAAGAAAATCTttgatctttttaaatattattgagatTTATATGCATAAGTAGGATTTCCTTAAATTAAGATTGAAATTGGTTTTAACagacaaaaagaaatttagtttaagtaatacgttaatatatattttgtatattcttACTTCCTCACTAAATTGAGTTTGCCTTTTAAAAtcagattttaaatacaataaaccagtactcttattattaaaattaatttttgaaacatatttccaaagcctatttaaatttctaatttattattacatgaaaataacagatttgctacttaaaagtaatttgtattttaaaatacacagcgttaaagtttaaaaatacgcCTCTattcacttttaataatttaaaaaattcgaTGCTATAGACGTAACAGAAAGtctatttctattaaaatcaaattacaaATCCAATAATCTAAACAACTCCAGCGTGGATAATACAAATCTATAATCCATTAATCATGAGTGGCGGAAAAATTAATTGGCACTGCCATTTCAATTTCTTGATAGCTGTGACTTAtgaatcatttaattaaaatacctatggcaacatttttatttatggcacagtttgttttgatttatgacactttgtattattttaattattttaaatcaaatcaaattttaattattttaaaatttgacagGCAAAATCCAGCGCCGACCCCGCACCCGCCCCTGCAGGAGCAGCACCAGCTGAACAGAAGAAAGATTGATCTTATACGCCattattttacacaaattaagtatattatgtaatacttTTGTTAATAAAGCCGTAGACAGAATTATTGGATAGCATTCCTCAATAAAACACGACTAAGcaggttttgtttttttattcgacTTCCTTCACaactatattcatatataattgttattttagctAAAAAGAACATATGAAACTGTCTTAAGGTAAAAGGGCCCTTTTATCTTAACAATACATAGGTATAAAAATACCCCTTTACACAGAATTTTAGTCAATCTTGAACGTTCCAGTCTGTGACCTGTGTTAATACTTAAACATTGACATTGTCAAAATCTTTACTGACAATTGACACATAAAGCCCGTTAGGTAGGTACTGACTACTGCTTAAGTTTTGCATCGTCAAAGTGAACATGAGGTTtctaatttttcattcataaatttttgaacATGATAGTATCAAGGTAGGTGTTTTAATGAGGAGCTGAAAACTATCGGTGTTTAGCTTCGCGAGGCAAAGCAATAACAGTATAACAGCAATAAAGTAACTAGTATTTCTCACTTGATTTTCCGTTACCGTCCAAATTCCAAAATATGACATACAGCTTCCTTAGTATAGTTCTAGACTAGGCTTGACGGAACGGTTAGtcttttaataagtttatattttatttctttctcatCCTCTCCTTTATACTTGCCTTATTATTTGTTGCTTatacaaattactttttaatttaattaccctgtataaaattactattatataatcttactatttctaattataaaattggcATATAGGACTAGATACTCACAAAGTTCATACCTTATAACTaggaaaaatgaaataaaaatatgaaagcaCTCTAACATGATACGAGCATTTGGAGTTTAATCTAATAGAAcagtggcgtgcacaccaTATATGCAAATAAGCTCTGCTTACCTTACCATTACAACAACTAAACCTACTTTGTTTAATTCTC is a genomic window containing:
- the LOC116774035 gene encoding protein jagunal isoform X1, giving the protein MASRGGVMVTGTNGADYEHREKIAAQYQISALNKSRLKYCIFFHHILFLAMLAKLSADILDKLDIFILEIEELQIPQPLWWEYIWCLSLLLSFVGLSAIKRNNVKQLRRYMYGITALGLGPLLYCVVYYCGDVYEYLTVDEDDVEDMDIQLWQGYPYGLLWYVFVFLSCQVHMFQLYFSMILLRAWRSRTRKHE
- the LOC116774035 gene encoding protein jagunal isoform X2; the protein is MSALNKSRLKYCIFFHHILFLAMLAKLSADILDKLDIFILEIEELQIPQPLWWEYIWCLSLLLSFVGLSAIKRNNVKQLRRYMYGITALGLGPLLYCVVYYCGDVYEYLTVDEDDVEDMDIQLWQGYPYGLLWYVFVFLSCQVHMFQLYFSMILLRAWRSRTRKHE